AGGGTAGCCACGGAAACAGCCAAATTTGCAGAGGAAGTCCTGGAATTAGGCCTGGACCAGGGTCTGACCTGCCCTCCAACCTTCCGCACGCGGCATCACCTGTCTGAATCTGTTTTATCGCTAACACGAGTTCATGAGCGCCACTGATTCTCTTAGCGCTCTCAGGATGGTTTCTTGAGACCCTGCTTGTAGGTGCCGGCTCGGGGGTGGCCGGAAGAGGTCAGCGGGCTCTGGAGCCCTCACCTACCGCCCGCCTCCCTCTGTCCCACAGGCGCGGGCCCAAGCAGAGGCCCTCCGCATCAGTGATGTGCATTTCTCCGTCAAGCCGAGTGCCAGCGCCTCCTCGCCCAAGCTGCATTCCAGCGCTGCCGTGCACCGGCTTAAAAAGGACATCCGCCGCTGCCACCGCATGTCCCgccgccccctgccccgcccagACCCCCAGGGGGGCAGCCCGGGCCTGCGCCCGCCCATCTCCCCCTTCTCCGAGACGGTGCGCATCATCAATCGCAAGGTCAAGCCGCGGGAGCCCAAGCGGAACCGCATCATCCTGAACCTGAAGGTGATTGACAAGGGGCCGGGCGGCGGAGGTGGCGCTGGGCAGGGGGCCGGGGCCCTGGCCCGCCCCAAAGTTCCCTCGCGGAACCGCGTCATTGGCAAGAGCAAGAAGTTCAGCGAGAGCATCCTGCGCACCCAGATCCGCCACATGAAGTTCGGTGCCTTCGCTCTGTACAATAAGCCCCCGCCCGGCCCTCTGCCGCCCCCGCCAGCCGGCAAGGCCGATGTCGCCACCTCCCCCGGCCCCGGGCTGCTCCTGGCAGCCCCGGGTGCCACCTACGACGCCCGCAGCTCCAGCTCCTCCGGCTGCCCCTCGCCGGCCCCGCAGTCCTCCTCCGACCCAGATGACGCGCCCCCCAAGCTGCTCCCCGAGACCACGAGCCCATCCGCGCCCGACTGGCGGGAGCCCGAGGTGCTTGACCTGTCCATCCCTCCCGAGGCGGCAGCCACCAGCAAGCGAGCGCCTCCCGACGTCACCACCGCTGCCAGCCAGGCCCTCCCCGCAGCCCCGGAGCCTGCAGCAGCGGCCTCGGAGCCCGAGGCTGGGGACTGGCGCCCCGAGATGTCACCCTGTTCCAACGTGGTCGTCACCGACGTCACCAGCAATCTCCTGACCGTCACTATCAAGGAATTCTGCAACCCTGAGGATTTCGAGAAGGTGGCCGCAGGGGTTGCAGGCGCCGCAGGGGTGGGTGGCGGCAGTGGGGTGAGCAAGTGAGGGGGCTCCACcgaggaggggggctggggggcccTCCTCCCCAAAGTGGTCCTcttgcccccgccccctccccaccctcggACAACCCTGCCTGTGCTTTgcttgtttccatggcttggtgTTGACCCTGGGATGGGGCTGGGCAGTTGGAGCCCCCCTGCCCAGGCCCAGTGGGAGGGGCAGTCTGGACcggttggggctgggggagggcgagGGTGCTAGGAAGACCTCCCTCTTGTCTCTTGgcaccctccctgcccaccccagtgGCGCCTGCTGGGTAGCTCCTGGGGAGCCCTAGGGCCTGGGGCACAGCTGCCCCCCCACATCCCACCCCGTCTCTCCCCAGCTTGCTTCCAGCTCTCGTGCACACAGCATCTGGTTTCTCGGTGCTAACCCGGCAGCTGCAGGGCCCCCCAGCTTGGGCACcgtctctttcctcctcccagaTGCCTGGGCgggaggggcagggatgggaAAGATAGAGGGAGGTTGAGGTGAAGCTGGCCTTGGCCCCTCCCCCCTACATCAAGGAGGGCGACAGGAGCGGGCCCGCTTTTGGCTGAGACCCAAGCAGGTCCCCCTGGGTCCCACCCCATCCCTTTCCTAATCCCTCTCTTGAAGGTGAGAGGGACTGGCGCTCACCTGCCACAGCCTCCCAGCACCTAAAGGCCCGCTCAGTTCTCCACCAAAGGTGCTACAAGAACCTTCTGCGTGCCTGCACCTGCTGCCTTTGGCACGTCTGCGTGTACCGGTGTGTGCGTCGGGCGCTGGGCCCTTTAGGGTTCCTCAGATAGGGTCATCAGGTCAAAGGTCTGGACCTTCCCTTGCCATCAGCGGGGTCCGGGCCCTGGCCCAGGTCTGAGGAGTTTGCTGGGGAGGCCCCCAGGCCCATCCGCCCTCCcagctggggtgtggggggaggggagccccagccccacccttctccttctttggggggggggtccacccGACCAGTCGGGCCCTTGCTGTACGTGGTGGGGACTGAAGCAAAGGGGAGACCCCCATCCCAAgctcccccttcctcctgggcATTTGCCCCagggcggggggttgggggggagctTGGACACCCTTCCAAGGGTCTCCCGCTTTTCCCACGCCCCTCTTTTGCTTCTGACCACTGCCCTGGGcagcttctctttcctttgctgCCAGGGAGCTGAGGTGTCAGTGGCAGAGACCAAAGCCCCAGTTTGCGGCTTgggccctgggaggcaggcaggccaaAGGAGGAATGGGCCGGGGGTCTGCTGCTTGGGGGAGGCAGCCTGGCTGGCCAGCCCTGGCGCCCTGCCTGGGCTCGGCTTGGCCTGAGTGGTGGGGCTTTGCACGCGGCTCCAGGTGACTTCCTGGTGTGTCAGCTCAGAGTCACGATGGCAGAAGGAGGAGACAGAAAGGGAATTCGGTTGGGTAACAAACACCTTGTCCGAAGCACGGGAGGACTCTTCCTTCCAAACCTCTCTGGCGGGGGCTGCAGCGTGGCCCCTGTCCCTCCTCACCCTGGATGTAGAACGAGGGCCGGCACAGGGTCTGGGGGGCTGGTGCTCCtggacccctccccaccctgccctttgTGTTGCCTCCGTGGCCGTCCAAGTGCCAATTGGCTCCCCCCAAATAAGGGCTGGTATCTCTCCTCTGTCCCCGGAGGTGattgcccccaacccccaccccaggtgagCGTCCACCTGGGTGCCAGTTACAGGTGTTTCCAGAGACCATAGAAATGTGTTTTCCTGA
Above is a genomic segment from Phacochoerus africanus isolate WHEZ1 chromosome 7, ROS_Pafr_v1, whole genome shotgun sequence containing:
- the CBX6 gene encoding chromobox protein homolog 6, with protein sequence MELSAVGERVFAAESIIKRRIRKGRIEYLVKWKGWAIKYSTWEPEENILDSRLIAAFEQKERERELYGPKKRGPKPKTFLLKARAQAEALRISDVHFSVKPSASASSPKLHSSAAVHRLKKDIRRCHRMSRRPLPRPDPQGGSPGLRPPISPFSETVRIINRKVKPREPKRNRIILNLKVIDKGPGGGGGAGQGAGALARPKVPSRNRVIGKSKKFSESILRTQIRHMKFGAFALYNKPPPGPLPPPPAGKADVATSPGPGLLLAAPGATYDARSSSSSGCPSPAPQSSSDPDDAPPKLLPETTSPSAPDWREPEVLDLSIPPEAAATSKRAPPDVTTAASQALPAAPEPAAAASEPEAGDWRPEMSPCSNVVVTDVTSNLLTVTIKEFCNPEDFEKVAAGVAGAAGVGGGSGVSK